In the genome of Labrus mixtus chromosome 21, fLabMix1.1, whole genome shotgun sequence, one region contains:
- the LOC132955960 gene encoding guanine nucleotide-binding protein subunit alpha-13-like yields the protein MADFLPTRSALKVFLPVCLLNNSEVDQLRKSREIDRCLSREKTYVKRLVKILLLGAGESGKSTFLKQMRIIHGQDFDQQAREDFRATIYSNVIKGIRVLVDAREKLHIPWGDPDNQQHGDSVMAFDTRSAKMASGLLETPVFLRYFPAIKALWADSGIQNAYDRRREFQLGESVKYFMDNLDKLGELDYLPTQQDILLARKPTKGIHEYDFEIKNVPFKMVDVGGQRSERRRWFECFDSVTSILFLVSSSEYDQVLMEDRQTNRLRESLDIFETIVNNRVFVNVSIILFLNKTDLLEEKVKNVSLKDYFSEYTGPEHSLPEIQAFMVECFRAKRRDATQKPLYHHFTTAINTENIRLVFRDVKDTILHDNLKQLMLQ from the exons ATGGCGGATTTCCTGCCGACCAGGTCCGCGTTAAAAGTTTTTCTACCCGTCTGCCTGCTGAACAACAGCGAGGTCGACCAGCTTCGGAAGTCCAGGGAGATCGACAGATGTCTATCCCGGGAGAAAACGTACGTGAAGCGGCTGGTGAAGATCCTGCTGCTCGGCGCTGGCGAGAGCGGCAAGTCGACTTTCCTCAAACAAATGCGGATCATCCACGGCCAGGACTTCGACCAGCAAGCCCGAGAGGACTTCAGAGCCACTATATACAGCAATGTTATTAAAG GTATACGAGTGTTGGTGGACGCCCGGGAGAAGCTGCACATCCCGTGGGGTGACCCGGACAACCAGCAGCACGGAGACAGCGTGATGGCGTTCGACACAAGGTCGGCTAAAATGGCGAGCGGGCTGCTTGAGACGCCCGTCTTCTTGCGGTATTTTCCGGCTATCAAAGCTCTGTGGGCGGACTCGGGTATCCAGAACGCATACGACCGTCGCAGAGAGTTTCAGCTG GGTGAGTCAGTGAAGTATTTCATGGATAATCTGGATAAGCTTGGCGAGCTG GATTATCTTCCGACTCAGCAGGACATTCTGCTGGCCCGTAAACCCACGAAGGGCATCCACGAGTATGACTTTGAGATCAAGAACGTTCCCTTCAAGATGGTGGACGTGGGAGGGCAGCGGTCAGAGCGGCGGCGCTGGTTCGAGTGCTTCGACTCGGTCACCTccatcctcttcctcgtctCTTCCTCTGAGTACGACCAG GTGCTGATGGAGGACCGGCAGACCAACCGGCTGCGTGAATCGCTCGACATCTTCGAGACCATCGTCAACAACCGCGTCTTCGTCAACGTCTccatcatcctcttcctcaacaAGACGGACCTGCTGGAGGAGAAGGTGAAGAACGTTTCGCTCAAGGACTACTTTTCCGAATACACCGGGCCCGAGCACAGCCTGCCAGAGATCCAGGCGTTCATGGTGGAGTGTTTCCGGGCTAAGAGGCGCGACGCCACCCAGAAGCCCCTGTACCACCACTTCACCACGGCCATCAACACGGAGAACATCCGGCTGGTGTTCCGGGACGTCAAAGACACCATCCTGCACGACAACCTCAAACAGCTCATGCTCCAATGA
- the bicral gene encoding BRD4-interacting chromatin-remodeling complex-associated protein-like, which yields MDDEDDRRLLDILGDVEALNDYLHGSNSNSIEEDDVTNAAYGSDGSFFASDTGGSNSGLNNGSSSMGEFGDDSAGAGLQLSSSLSFIEDELGPETSPGGVDLGGEDQPFDILQKSLMEADITEQTLAQEALLDSQPAPTLVQAPVPFQSQLVPGSYGGGVGVVTTTTTTFPAGQFLQGVSQLPNGSAQHIQVLGSFGAGGGVMTLSSLERTPQIVLRQGAPVGATGTTPGGQVFAPTQGQVGQVGLPFKNIPLQNIIIQRGPGGTQTLVRPIQPKPLQAGAQTVYSLGSTTMANIVNANTATPGGHYTTNGSIVMQPPIEQQQTQAQTNITPGQFLLPNSLSLTPASAIHNGPLDPNSNTLMSSQNTVQIIAGQNFTAQPGGQLILNQGVVSGGQVGGGVTQTWTGVTCASAAPAQTSCAPGRLTLVGTATAGVGCQGQVTASPVQRLLVTQTQNCTSLSPIPGTAEQQDYRQNSSSPALKQAQLSNLQGITTMTQDSTLNSQVGAQKRPALPPLTRGGIILQQLRKDHNGVHSPDLRRFTSVDDALQRLLPYHVFQGTPPSHDEFSQVDEEFEVVATQVLMRTHSMVNKYRRLLMVEAERFSPSSEMVMIDRTFNQEERGNLTQDKRMVLVDPDGFLEDFCCGMKSKLFQDPVPSQSSSSCSKNQPDRGSTEPPYRTDSQPAYGDPGGADAAGTCAAAAAAAAADRVQPPPLDNKRVLELKRSQQHYVPNSSSGNNNNNSLTANSSLQGNPPPPTATTGGQTHYPVSQHPIQPQYPPQLSSPAPPDTDTALEAAVNSILEC from the exons ATGGATGATGAGGACGATCGCCGTCTTCTGGATATTTTAGG AGATGTGGAGGCACTGAATGACTATCTCCATGGCAGCAACAGCAATTCT ATTGAGGAGGATGATGTAACGAACGCAGCTTATGGCTCGGATGGATCCTTCTTCGCGAGTGACACG GGTGGCTCCAACTCTGGCCTCAATAATGGCTCCTCTTCAATGGGCGAGTTTGGAGACGATTCAGCAGGGGCAGGCCTCCAGCTTTCCAGCAGCCTTTCATTTATCGAGGATGAATTGGGGCCGGAGACATCTCCTGGAGGGGTGGACCTCGGGGGCGAGGACCAGCCCTTTGACATCCTACAAAAGTCTCTCATGGAGGCTGACATTACAGAGCAGACTTTGGCCCAGGAGGCCTTACTGGACTCCCAGCCAGCTCCCACTCTAGTGCAGGCCCCCGTTCCCTTCCAGTCCCAGCTGGTTCCTGGGAGTTACGGAGGGGGAGTAGGTGTCGTAACCACGACAACGACTACGTTTCCTGCAGGCCAGTTCCTGCAGGGGGTGTCCCAACTGCCCAATGGCTCCGCCCAGCACATCCAAGTGTTGGGCTCGTTCGGGGCGGGCGGTGGCGTGATGACTTTGAGCAGCTTGGAGAGGACTCCTCAGATTGTTTTGAGGCAGGGGGCGCCTGTAGGTGCAACGGGGACCACACCAGGGGGGCAGGTGTTTGCCCCGACCCAAGGGCAGGTAGGACAAGTGGGCTTACCGTTCAAAAACATCCCCCTtcaaaacatcatcatccagAGAGGCCCTGGAGGGACCCAGACTCTTGTCAGACCCATCCAGCCCAAACCCCTCCAAGCTGGGGCTCAGACAGTCTACAGCCTTGGCTCCACCACCATGGCTAACATAGTTAACGCTAACACCGCTACACCTGGAGGACATTACACGACTAATGGCTCCATAGTGATGCAGCCGCCCATTGagcagcagcaaacacaggCCCAGACGAACATAACGCCCGGACAGTTCCTGCTGCCCAACTCTTTGTCGCTCACTCCGGCCAGCGCCATCCACAACGGCCCTCTCGACCCCAACTCCAACACCCTCATGTCCAGTCAAAACACGGTACAGATTATCGCCGGGCAGAACTTCACCGCACAACCGGGAGGCCAGCTCATTTTGAATCAGGGCGTAGTCAGTGGGGGTCAAGTCGGAGGGGGTGTAACCCAAACATGGACAGGCGTCACCTGTGCCAGCGCCGCCCCCGCGCAGACGTCGTGCGCTCCGGGGCGGCTGACTTTGGTAGGCACGGCGACGGCGGGGGTCGGCTGTCAAGGCCAAGTGACAGCCAGCCCTGTTCAGCGCCTACTAGTGACTCAGACTCAGAATTGCACTTCTCTGTCGCCTATACCTGGAACTGCTGAACAACAGGACTACAGGCAG AATTCTTCATCACCTGCCCTCAAACAGGCACAGCTCAGCAACCTCCAAG GCATTACAACCATGACCCAAGATTCAACGCTAAACTCCCAG GTCGGTGCTCAGAAGAGACCCGCCCTTCCACCACTCACAAGAGGAGGAAT TATTTTACAACAGTTGAGGAAGGATCATAACGGAGTCCACTCTCCAGATCTGCGGCGATTTACGTCAGTGGACGATGCACTGCAAAGACTCCTCCCGTACCATGTTTTCCAGGGGACTCCACCCAGCCACGATGAGTTCTCACAGG TGGACGAAGAATTTGAGGTCGTTGCAACTCAGGTGTTGATGAGGACGCATTCCATGGTGAACAAATACAGACGGCTGCTAATGGTGGAAGCTGAG CGTTTTAGCCCGTCATCAGAAATGGTGATGATCGACAGGACCTTCAACCAAGAGGAGCGCGGCAACCTTACCCAAGACAAACGCATGGTACTAGTGGATCcag ATGGTTTCTTAGAGGATTTCTGCTGTGGGATGAAATCCAAACTTTTCCAGGATCCCGTCCCCTCTCAGTCGTCGTCCAGCTGTAGTAAAAACCAGCCAGACAGAGGCTCCACAGAGCCACCGTACAGGACAGACTCCCAGCCCGCGTACGGAGACCCGGGAGGGGCCGATGCTGCAGGTacatgtgcagcagcagcagcagcagcagcagcagacagagtcCAACCCCCGCCCTTAGACAACAAGAGAGTCCTGGAACTGAAGAGATCCCAGCAACACTACGTGCCGAACAGCAGCAgcggcaacaacaacaacaacagcctcaCAGCTAACAGTTCTCTTCAAGGTAACCCCCCGCCTCCCACAGCAACAACAGGCGGACAGACGCACTACCCGGTGTCCCAACACCCCATCCAACCCCAGTACCCGCCTCAGCTCAGCTCACCCGCTCCCCCTGACACAGACACTGCTTTAGAAGCGGCAGTCAACAGCATCCTGGAATGTTAA
- the si:dkey-21c1.4 gene encoding uncharacterized protein C17orf80 homolog: MSSEVCPFCGKTYKRLKSHLPHCKAAGSSETPPAKRDVAAKQTSSSSQLAAAAAAATSSQPKAGEEKSTHTLPVTASPQSKKGTKISSVSSSVPASASSLSPSTPPSSVLASSPTKKKKKEKLSDQIKTAKTVSSTSLGSSPSPPPPSNVSEPKRKSLRALIEAAKSKRVSVGSGEGTRSASDDLPSASAPPGTDSLNSLNIQTETETNLDEDTRHPVFLSQGSKPKVKATRTKKATPSPLPINETSPDSEVNDRAAKSRLSGGLWVETDVGGSDLSVSEMFSKSESSPRVRITLRDVKATLGRANNRPHDRPSVLSQIRAGDLSGGIRPALPTGSEEGNLVSTQTPSNELSSNSSRSTERQSATTRSSESTEATSTPLRHRVSPQPGLPEASVLSGYLSSQVNKATPPLPAVRASEALKAGRRHTGLLPQPPSLAHALRLPPQTLPAREETLRFGDGPQLEVRRQKNTAGNGAKGALTERGLGQVRLRELPEWLACKTPSHPRDVVHMVQRGWQWYYKRYIDVRKGGVGGVGMLLAGYCVLSYIWSYPHIKRDRWRKHH, translated from the exons ATGAGTTCTG AGGTCTGCCCTTTCTGTGGGAAAACATACAAAAGGCTGAAAAGTCATCTGCCACACTGCAAGGCGGCGGGGAGCTCCGAAACACCTCCAGCCAAACGCGATGTCGCAGCAAAGCAGACATCGTCCTCCTCGCAGTTGGCCGCCGCCGCCGCAGCCGCCACCTCGTCCCAACCGAAAGCGGGGGAGGAAAAGTCAACGCACACACTCCCAGTGACAGCAAGTCCGCAGTCAAAGAAGGGCACAAAGATTTCTTCTGTATCGTCGTCAGTCCCGGCGAGCGCGTCATCTTTATCGCCGTCAACGCCCCCGAGTTCGGTATTAGCTTCATCgccaacgaagaagaagaagaaagaaaagctgtCGGATCAAATCAAGACGGCTAAGACAGTCTCCTCTACCTCGCTCGGCTCCTCCCCGTCACCGCCTCCACCTTCCAACGTCTCTGAGCCCAAAAGAAAGAGTCTCCGCGCTTTGATCGAGGCCGCGAAGTCCAAACGGGTTTCTGTAGGATCAGGGGAGGGGACCAGATCCGCATCGGACGACCTGCCTTCAGCGTCAGCTCCACCTGGGACAGATTCTCTAAACTCTCTAAACATACAGACAGAAACCGAAACAAATCTGGACGAAGACACTCGCCatcctgtgtttttatctcagGGCTCCAAACCCAAAGTGAAGGCGACGAGGACAAAGAAAGCCACACCATCTCCTCTTCCAATCAACGAAACCTCTCCGGACTCTGAAGTAAATGACCGTGCTGCGAAATCCCGCTTAAGCGGCGGATTATGGGTAGAAACTGATGTGGGAGGTTCAGATTTATCCGTGAGTGAGATGTTCTCAAAATCAGAAAGCAGTCCGCGGGTTAGGATTACGCTCCGGGATGTTAAAGCCACTCTGGGCCGCGCCAACAACCGTCCGCACGACAGGCCGAGCGTCCTGAGCCAGATTCGAGCCGGTGATCTGAGCGGCGGAATCAGACCTGCACTTCCGACGGGAAGCGAAGAAGGCAACTTGGTTTCAACTCAAACTCCTTCGAACGAGCTTTCGAGCAACAGTTCTCGAAGTACAGAGCGACAGTCAGCTACAACGAGAAGTTCAGAGTCTACAGAAGCAACTTCAACCCCTCTACGGCACCGTGTTTCCCCTCAGCCTGGACTCCCCGAGGCTTCCGTTCTTTCTGGCTATCTGTCGTCGCAGGTGAacaaagccacgccccctctgcCTGCGGTCAGGGCGAGTGAGGCGTTGAAGGCGGGCCGGCGCCACACAGGACTCCTCCCTCAACCCCCCTCGCTCGCTCACGCTTTACGTCTTCCTCCGCAAACTCTGCCGGCGAGGGAGGAGACGTTAAGATTCGGTGACGGGCCACAGCTGGAGGTCAGGAGGCAAAAAAACACTGCCGGAAATGGAGCAAAAG GTGCTCTGACAGAGCGAGGTCTGggacaggtgagactgagggagCTACCTGAGTGGCTGGCTTGCAAAACTCCCAGCCATCCCAGAGATGTGGTGCACATGGTGCAAAGAG GCTGGCAGTGGTATTACAAGAGGTACATTGATGTGAGGAAAGGTGGCGTAGGTGGAGTGGGCATGTTGTTAGCAGGATACTGTGTGCTCAGCTACATCTGGAGTTACCCTCATATAA AACGTGATCGCTGGAGGAAGCACCACTGA